The segment GATCACGTCCGTGGGCTCAGCTACGCACCGTTATTCGTAGCCGTTAGCTGCTACCAGGCACGGCATCCCACTCAGAAAAGGGTCGCTTTAACGGTCCGCGGTGGAAGTGCATGCCCAAAAAACAACGAAACCCAAAACTCGAAGTTACTCATTTATCCGGAAGAACCGCATTTCCTATTCGGCGTACGCGACATTAACCTGAAGGCGCTTCGCTGCGTTTGGGGAGGTCGGTGCGTCTCTGCGAGGTGATGCTCATGACTCGACACAATCTCTGCTCTGCTGTACTAGAACTATAGAACTATAGTTCTATTCAGATGCAGAGAGGAAATGGATACGCAGTTAAAACTGAAGATAATTCGAATTGCAATGAGTCTAAGAACTAAGAATAAAAAGTGAGTAACAATCTCAACATTAATACACAACATTTTCTCTTTATTAATTAAAGTAAACCCATTGTTGGTAAATGCTTTCGTTTTGCGAAAGAGACGTCGAATGGCATCAAACGTATTTTATAACTGTTTAAATAACGACTATGATGTGTATGATGGGGAGGTAACTTATCCCCCGATTTGCATGTGGTCAATATGAGAAGTctgatttatttacattttctctaCTTGGGAATTATGCCCATTGCTCACTTTGCATGGCAGTTGGGTTGATTGATTCTTGCTTTGTTTGACAGCTGTTGCTGATGCCATCAGAACAAGCCTGGGGCCCAAAGGCATGGACAAGATGGTGAGTGATCCCATCCGGCCTCAGTGCTAACTTCACGTAGCTCCCGTGATTCTAAGGCCGGCGCCGCTCGTTTCAGATCCAGGACGAGAAAGGCGACGTGACCATCACCAACGATGGCGCCACCATCCTGAAGCAGATGCAGGTGCTCCACCCTTCAGCCAAAATGGTACGGAGTTACGCTGCTTCTAAAATCAGGTTCGTTAAGCTGTACCCCGACGTGATCTGCTATAAACCCGGATGGATGTCTGCGTGGTTTCAGCTGGTGGAACTATCCAAAGCCCAGGACATCGAGGCCGGGGACGGCACCACCTCTGTGGTGGTGATTGCTGGAGCGCTGCTGGACGCCTGCTCCAAACTGCTGCAGAGAGGTGAATCCCGTCCTCGAGCACTTGGTTATTCTACGTGCTCGTGTTAGCAATCGTGTGTTGGAGGAATGATGAATGtttgggttttcatttttttgggggggggctatttTTATGCACCTGGAAACGCTGGAGGTGTTTACTATGGAAAGGTTGGAGATGTGAGGTTCAGTTGCCACTTTTCAGTTCCTAATTAACCGGCAGTTCGTCTCCATTATTAAGACCAGATGTTAAATGAGTCTGACTCTAAGAAGAATTTGCTTGTTTCCatcaatgctttaaaaaaaacaaagtaatgcCTTTGTCGTTGGTAAAACTTATCTTTCTCggtcatgatgtcatcactaACGTTTGCTCGCGGTCCCGTCGGTCAGGCATCCACCCCACCACCATCTCCGAGTCCTTCCAGAAGGCGGTGGAGAAGGGCGTGGAGGTGCTGACCGGCATGAGCCGCCCGGTGGAGCTGAGCGACCGCGAGACGCTGCTCAACAGCGCCACCACCTCGCTGTGCTCCAAGGTGGTGTCGCAGTACTCCAGCCTGCTGGCGCCCATGAGCGTGGACGCCGTCATGCGCGTCATCGACCCGGCCACCGCCACGGGCGTCGACCTGCACGACATCAAGATCATCAAGAAGCTCGGGTGAGTGCAACGTCCCAGCGAGCCGTACTCTTTGCTTAgagaatgtatattttttttgtggctttcAGATTGTGATCCTGTTTTTAGTGTTGAAGTCGTGGACCTTCCACAGGGATTTCAGACGTAGCGCGTTGATCAgagttccccccctccccccatgtgtctctgtgtgttcagAGGGACCATTGACGACTGCGAGTTGGTGGACGGCCTGGTGCTGACCCAGCGGGTCGCCAACAGCAGCGTGTCCCGCGTGGAGAAAGCCAAGATCGGCCTCATCCAGTTCTGCCTGTCCCCTCCCAAAACCGACGTGAGTCTCACAGGACACCCTTCGATGTTCTGGATTTATCGACACAATTCGTAGTTCCCAGTTCCCACCAATAAAACCAGCGCAAAATATCATGTTGGAAGCTTCATTCCTTGCTGGTCGGTTTACTCTCAGATGGACAACCAGATCGTGGTGTCGGACTACGCGCAGATGGACCGCGTGCTGCGCGAGGAGCGCACTTACATCCTCAACATGGTGAAACAGGTGAAGAAGGCCGGCTGCAACGTGCTGCTCATCCAGAAGTCCATCCTCAGGTACTTGTCGCGAGGCGCCGGTGCCGACCCGCCGTCACCCTGTGTCGTACTAACGGCCCGCTGTCCGCTCACAGAGACGCGCTGAGCGACCTCGCCCTGCACTTCCTCAACAAGATGAAGATCATGGTGGTGAAGGAGATCGAGAGGGAGGACATCGAGTTCATCTGTAAGGTGAGCGTCAGCTTTAAGaccctttttctcttcttctgtgggaAGAGTAAACATTTTGTTGTGGCAGTTTGGCTCTTAAGGTGAGTGAACTGCTTTGTATCGTGAAAGTAAAACTCCAAGGGTAATCCTGGTTTTTATTATTGTACTTACTTTCTTgcagattcatttaaaaaccctTTAATGACATTCTAACATTTGTACTGAGTAAATATAAGACTAAGACTacttctcccccccgccccagacTCTCGGCACCAAGCCCATCGCCCACATCGACCACTTCACCCCGGAGATGCTCGGCACGGCGGAGCTGGCCGAGGAGGTCAACCTGGACGGCTCCGGCAAGCTGGTGAAGGTAGGCGGTCTCTGCGGAGCCCCCGGCCCCCTGATGGAGGACCTCCTGTAAGCGTTGTTTGGTGTCGCTCCCTTGCAGATCACAGGCTGCGCCAGCCCCGGGAAGACGGTGAGCATCGTGGTCCGGGGCTCCAACAAGCTGGTGATCGAGGAGGCGGAGCGCTCCATCCACGACGCGCTCTGCGTCATCCGCTGCCTGGTCAAGAAGAGGtcggacattttttttttttttttttttttcttcctgcgcCTGTTTGATTTCACAGCCACGCATTGCACAGATTCCCTCTTCCAAAGGCGCTCTTGCATTGATTCATCCTGCAGGAGCGTAAGAAACGGAGGAACAGTAACGTGAAAAGCTCCCCTTTAAATAGCTCCTGGTTGTCTTGGCAACTTGGCCGGAGGGCATTCACACATGCACCCTGCAGCACATGCACCCTGCAACACATGCACCCTGCAGCACATGCACCCTGCAGCACATGCACCCTGCAACCTCAGTTTGTAGAACAACTTCTTGCATGACTCAAGCCATGTCTCCGTCTAAGCTTTCCAGTGTGCCATATTGTGTTCTTGTTGATTTTTATCTTCATTAACCTCAccctcgcccccccgccccccccctcagggcccTGATAGCCGGCGGCGGCGCTCCGGAGATCGAGCTGGCCGTGCGTCTCGCAGAGTACTCGCGCACCCTGGCGGGCATGGAGGCGtactgcgtgcgtgcgtacgccGACGCCCTGGAGGTGATCCCCTCCACGCTGGCTGAGAACGCCGGCCTGAACCCCATCTCCACGGTGACGGAGCTCCGCAACAGACACGCTCAGGGAGACAAAATGGCCGGCATCAACGTCCGCAAGGTGCGTCCTCCTCCCTTTGCGATACACGTCGATGCTCACGGAGCAACGCAGTGAGGATCAGAGACTGAGCTTTAAATAATGACCTAGCAGTACTACAGATTCTTTTCCAGGGGTAATTTACTTGTGGCGATGCTGCAGTATCTGCAGACTCCTCCTCACACACTCTGCAGCATTTTAACGTTTCCCTTTGCCGAGTCCACACCGATGTGGCTGACTGGTCTACTGTGTGTCTGACAGGGAGGAATCTCCAACatcctggaggagctggtggtgcAGCCTCTACTGGTTTCCATCAGCGCTCTGACCCTGTCCACGGAGACGGTCCGCAGCATCCTCAAGATCGACGACATTGTAAGACTCGACCGCCCCAAACTGGATGAATTTATTTCCAACTGCTCTGAGATGTTCATGGTCTCCTTGAATTTGCGTTGTTTCTAAAGTAAATCTTTTTATTCTCCTTGCAGGTCAACTGCCGATAAAGCGATTTGAGTCTGTCCAGTGAGCCCGTTCTAACTGAGGGATCAAAGGACTCCGTCAAAGTCTGTCTGTTCGGATTTCCGCTGTAGTTGTTACATTGCgtaatttaataaagaaaaggcttcttttttctttgttgacaCTCCAGCTGTTGCTTGTGTGATTCTTTTTAGCTGCACTAAGGTCTCTGGCTCGTTTCCCAATAATGGTATGTTAATAGTATATAAGTACTTAATATTGGTTACAGAATGTTCTATCCCTTTATATATGGTTGAGAAATTCAGCATCATTATAGAAGATGGTGTTTTGCCCCAAATAAGTCTGGATATTGATTCCTcagcaagaaaaaaatgtttattctcTTACTACTTGTCAAACAATGATTTTGCCAACAAGTTTGAGCTGGACATTGCAGAGCGTTGTCTGAGGAAGGATAAGTTATACAGCACATCAGAAATATAAATGTCAAATCAACTTACTTGGGCTGGGTAAACCATATTGACAAATTTAactaaatacaaacacataGTAAAGTTGTGCAACCTATTCTGCAGGCTTTCAAACCACTACATGTgtccttcctgtttcctgtccaGCGATGAACCTGTATCTCCAGATTTAGTTATTCTAAAAGCTAAAacaagttatttaaaaatgtcatcAGCTTTAAAATACGTCTTCAGAGAGGCTCCGATTACTTGTTCTAGACGATTCGGCGGTCGGTAATTTAAATTacgattgttttattttgtactcCACTGACCTGCAGTCATTTCCAGTCATGCGCAGTCACTTCCCTTCCGAGCCGTTATCCGCTACGTTGCTAAGGAACCAACGTGCATAGCAACGCTCAGCAACCGGCCAGCTACTCCAggcttctctttaaaaaaaacacgaactgtttgaaagtaaaataaatatatgcatatatatatatatatattttaaaaacggAACACGGTCTACAACGCCATGGCGAACCCCCACCGGACAAACGTTCTGGTCACGTCGTGTCTCAGAACGCCGGTAGACCCGCACACCAGAGCGCCGTTAGCTTCGTACGAGCGGCGGAGCGCGCGGCCGAACCCGGCGACTCGTCGTCAGGGCAACCGGGAGGTAACGTTCACGGCCTGATTCATGGCTTACTGCATGGCGTTAGTAGTCCGAACAACGGTAATACTACTgcatacttttacttttgatagTTTGAGTAGGTTATTGTTACTCGATAGTATTTCTGTAAATACCATTTTAAATTtaggactttttttaaattgttgtctTTCATTCAGGCAGAAGGTCAGAGTACTTTTCAccactggtaaaaaaaaaaactaaattgtaTAAAGGCCTACTTCGACTGTAACAACCTCagccctaaaaataaaaatttaaataTGTCCTTGCTGGAGGTGGTTTAGCACATTTACACTTAAATCAGTGAATTAAAATCCCACTGTGTTCCAAAACAACAGCACAACAGAGTTATGATGAAACAAGTATTATAAACTATGTACCACAGACAAAATGTGTGTGACACATGGTTCACCCCCACCAGCACctcagaggaaacaaagagcATTAAAGGTGGTTTACGTGACGTTAATCCTACATATCAGTAGTGCTGTCAACTATTTTATAACCACAGATTTAAGATCGTAAagatccgtttttttttttttggccattcACTCCAACTCTAATATTTTGatacataaatatttttttcaaaccataatgatattttCATATTCAAGTAACAATCATTCAAAAGGAAAATTAAGaataacacaaatataaaaGCAGCAATTAATTTTTAGTTAAACCACAATTTGGCATCACTTCCATATTACAACATATTATTAACATTTAGTTTCTACTTTTTGGAAGCGATCTTGTCAGCTGGGACCGTTTCAGGTCAGCCAATGAGTCAGAGAGGATTTCACTTGTTTAGGTTGTTGTCCTGACTATTCTTAGACACCCCTCTTGATTAGATTACCCAGACGCCCCGTTCCCTCTGTAATCCCCAAACACTTCGTTATCTCCAGGGACAACAGCGCTGGGGTcccacagccgcccccccccccactcgcccCCTCTCCGAGAGGACCAACGCCTCGCAGGGACCAACGCGCCATGCGGGCCGCCTGCCCGCGGCCCGGCCGCCCCTTTGTGCTCCGCCATATGGCCCCCTGCGGCTGGCGTTAATGGGCTTAGCCCCGGAGGAGCCTGGGCGGCTCTGCACCCGCGAGGCCCGCCGGTCAAACGCAATGACCTCCGGCCCGCAGCAAACGTAATAGTCTGGACGCCTCAGGCTACGCTTCACCTCATGATTTATAAATGATACAACGTTTGGGTCCAATCATTCGCTTTTATTAGTTTCCCACTGAGGTCTCACCTTGTCAGTTGCTCTAGATTTATCGAAAGCCGCCACTAATGAATGGAAAATGTGCTTTATGGGACTTTTGACCCTTCCCAGCTGGAGTATGAGGACTCGGGCTCGGATTTCTGTGATGACGGCCCTCGCGTGACGACGGActgcacagcagcaggaggaggaggaggaggaggaggaggaggaggaggagagcgccTCGACCTCAGCGAAATCTTCTTCTCCAACGAGGAGTACTACAgcaagctggaggagctgaagaaggccCACCTGCGCACCATGGCCGAGCTGGAGAACATGTATCGCAGGAAGCTGCAGCTCAAGGCCATGGAGCCTCTGGACCcgacgctgctgctgcagacaccTGGGACCAGGTGGGCGGCTTCCGTCTCACAGTTAATAGTGTGGAGTTTTGTCTCCCTCGTCATTTATACACCTTTCCTTTTACACAACATGTCCGCATGTCCACAAAGCACAGAGCAGCACCTGTATCTGTATCTCCGAATGTTGCATGGAGACACTTTACCGATAGGACTATTGTTAAATGCACATTCTGGTACCTGTATTGATTCCCTTTTTAGGCCCCCGCGGTGGGACAGCAGCCCGGCCGCTCCACGCCGTCTGAGGAAGTCCCGCTCAGCTGTGGAACTCAGGAGGGCCCCCAGCATGTCagactcctccttctcctcctcctcctcagaagaagaagaagacaacgCCATCAACAACGCGGGAAGCGGCcttattttttcccctaaagAACACATCAAGAACATGTGGCGCGACTTCAACCTGTCCCCCCACAACCGCCACCTGTTGTCCTCCTCGGTGCGCAGCCTGCCGCTGGACCAGGAGGCCccgcgggaggggagggggcgcagGAGGCCCCCGCGTGGGGGCCCCGGCCGCGCGCCCACCGTCCCCAGACCTTTCCAGATGACGCAGCGCGAGGCGGAGCGGCGGGAGCGCGGCGGCAGGGCGCGCGCGGCGGTGGAGCAGGAGAACGCCGAGCTGCGgcggcagctggaggagctgacggAGTGCCAGAGGAAGTTCCGGGCCGGCCCGGTGCCGGCTCACGTGCACGTGCCGCTGTACGACCAGCTGCTGCGGGGGCGGCGCAAagaggagcggcggcggcgggccaGAGAGCAGGAGGACCAGCATCCTCCGCCCGCCCACAGGCCCTTCAGCTTCCTGGAGAGGGAGCGGCTGaagaaggagcagagagagctGCGCCCCCCCCAGCCGTGCGGCCAGGAGAAGGTCAAACCCTTCAGGGCCAAGCCCGTGCCCAGGGCGGTGTACGCCGCCGCCTCCGGGGAGCAGATgaaggaggagcagctgtacCGGTCCATCAAGATACAGATGAGAGCGCAGGAGATGCTCCACAGCGCCGCCATGCCCCCCAGCATGCTCGCCAGGCGGCTCAGCGACCGCAAGAAGCCcgacgtgggggggggcagcttctCCCACCGGCCCCACATCAACGCCGAGGTGCCCGACTTCGACGCCAGCTACCGGCGCTTCCAGAGGCACCTGGAGAGGCAGAAGGAGGTGAAGCCCACCACGGCGTGCGAACCCTTCCAGCTGAGGACGGCGCGCATCCCCTCGCACCGGGAGCGCGTCCTGGCCGACATCGAGAGGGAGCAGAGCAGCCCCCGGGCcgggcgccgcccccccgccagcCCCGGCCCGGCTCGGAGGGCGACCTCCAGTCGGTGCTCGTCCCTCTCCGGCAGCCTGGAGGTGCTGCCGACCAAAGACACGGACGCCAGCAAGAAGCGCGAGGAGGCCGTCAGgtaccagagccccccccctgtagtcTAGAGGCCGCCTCCGGTGTCCTGTTTAGGCCCCCCAGTCCCCTGCGGGACTAGCCAAATATTGGACCCACTAGCCCTCCCCCAGGTCCCCGCCCCCAACCAAAACCCTCCCCCACCTGTGACAGAAAGCTGCTGGAGCAGAGGAAGCAggccgacgaggaggaggagcggtggagggagaggcagaagcagagggagaagaagctCCAGAGGGAGGTGCTGAAGCGGGCGCAGGCCAACGACCCCCACCTCGCCCTCTCACAGACACAGCCCACCAAGCTCCGAGAGTTCAGGTACCAAAACGTGGCGGCCGCGTGCCCTGAGCCACCCAAAAAGGTCGAGATCCTGAactctgtgtgccccccccccccccccccctccccaggaaACAGGAGCTGCAGCGCATGAAGGAGTACCAGCAGGAGTTTAAGGAGATGCAGCAGAGGGTGAAGGGGAggccgctgctgctggagcaggtgaCACAGGTGAGTCATGTGACGCCTTCATCCACCAACATGGTCATTTAAGTTGGGACACAACGGGATCATCTTTCCCAACTTGTGTATTTCATCAAACTTCGCCACAGTAACCAGTTTGTCCCCCGCCGCGATGAAGTGTCGCCGGGGCTTTGTCCCCGgggctttgattgacaggtcccccGCTCTAACACTGACCCTCTGAACCCTCTGACGGCAGAGTAACGCCAAGCAGGCGGCGGGGAAGCGCTACGCGGACGCCCTGCGCGGATGTGACCTGACCGAAGACTTCGTCAGCAGCACGGCGGCGAAGTGCGACGCCTCCACCTCCAGCGACCACGGCCACaggtgggggggctgaggggcACCGCACCCTCCCTTTAGAGGTAGAGCAGGCTCAAAGGGCGCTGATGGAGGAGAAATGGAACAGGGGGGGGGTAATTAACTGTGGAATGAACGTAGAGCGTTTGTGCTTAACGGAGACGTctggtgtctgatggatgtccctctgtcccctctgtcccctctgtcccCTCAGCGGGGGAGAGGAGCCGGACACGGGGTACAAACCCGCCCACTACGGAAAGGTCCTCCGGGCCGACAGCAGCGCTTCACTGAAGCACCgcgcgggagggggggccgccAGCCGCCACTCGGACGGAGATCGCCGtgacgacgacggcgacgacgacCGCCAATCAGAAGAGAGCTACTCAGACGACCAGGAGAATTATTCAGACGACAGCGATCACGAAGCCGGGGAGTGACGGGTCATGTGAGGACAACATTAGTTCACTTCATATAATGTGCAGTTAGTTGAGATTTTGGAAGCTTTTGAATGATTTTGCATTATTCCTGATGGAGATGATTGTACATGTGATAAAAAACATTAGATGACATTCAAagttttaataaatgtaaatacaaatagTTGGTCTACCAGGCGGTGTGGATTTATTACATTAGAATGTAAAATACAAGCTGTTATCCTGTAGATTAATatcttgttttatatattttttttaactcttttcctttttttcttttgttaaaaagAATTAGTCTGAACATTTTTACACTACaagttaaaagtttaaaaaaagtgaaatgcagCACAGCCATTGGAGCAGCCATATTTTAATCCAGGAACATCATATATAATAGTAAAGTTTATGTAGCTGGTAGCACTTTACTATACTAtacaatattttccttttagGGGAGTATTTCCACAGTGTGTTAGTAGTGTTTTGGGACATAGTGCACTAATTCAAAGCAGCTAAATGGAATTTATTTCTTAAtaattctattatttcagctttcgCTACTGTgataaaatctaaataaaaaggCCTAATTGAAATAAATTAACAGTTATGAGAGACACAAACATGATGATCTGTCAACTGTTTATTATTGTACcggctatgtgttggtaatttattatttgtttaatgtCTGTGGCTTTCGTGAATTTCATAAATAATTGTGTATTTCTACGTGATGTCCAATAGAATATATATGTGGGTTCACACAAAATGagtcatatttattttttgaagtatttattcattgttgttgttgttgttttttgtcatcaTAAACGTGTTCCTGTGACAATGGGCCATCTGCAATAAAGCAACTTGTGCAAGAGCAATTTTAACATtgtattttggatgtttgtgtAATGACACACTCATTCcacagaaaaatgtgttttactactactactttatTATGATGTATTTGGATTAACAACTTCTTTTAGTAATCATCTTCTTTAGTAATAATGTTCTTACCCATAAAGCAACACATCGTTCAGTCATATTTGGAGGTTTTCACTTGAAAGCAAGAAGAAATTGTAATCTGCTAAATCAGTAAAGCCTTCAGATAAATGTTATAAATGTAGTAAAAAGAACAATAATAACCTCCAGGATGTAGTGTAGAAGTACAAAATACTAAAATACCTTTATTATGTGTACTTGTACTGAAATACACTGAGTACACTGAGTTTTAGTTATGAATCATTGAGGTCACAcacaaggagggagggaggctgagGCTAGATTGACAGCTCCACTCGGCCAATCACCCCTCAGTGACGACTGCGCCGTCTCGACCAATCACGCGCCGGATGGGCGGGTACATAGTCCAAATTTTACGCGGCGCGCGGCAGGCCGAAACACCGAGAATGAATATCCCGGTCTCAACCGGTTTCAACCGGTCCGCGGTTGGAAAGCATGAGCTTACAGGAAGAGCACACTTTGCACGCATTAAAACACCTCTGCTCTCCAACAGTGTGTGCGAACTAGAGCCCGAAAAATAAAAACGAgactcttatttttttttttttacttagttATTATGACCCGGATCACCGCTCAAAAGTGGGACTCCGTGAATCGGCtgctgttagcttagctcacCTTAGCCCGCAGACTCGAATCTTCATTGGCTTTTCTATTAGCACGCTAAGTTGCTACTAGCCCGCTGGGAGTCGGCTGTAATCAGTGAATAGTCCAAAGAAAGACATGTCTAAA is part of the Pungitius pungitius chromosome 9, fPunPun2.1, whole genome shotgun sequence genome and harbors:
- the fam161a gene encoding protein FAM161B, translated to MENVLYGTFDPSQLEYEDSGSDFCDDGPRVTTDCTAAGGGGGGGGGGGGERLDLSEIFFSNEEYYSKLEELKKAHLRTMAELENMYRRKLQLKAMEPLDPTLLLQTPGTRPPRWDSSPAAPRRLRKSRSAVELRRAPSMSDSSFSSSSSEEEEDNAINNAGSGLIFSPKEHIKNMWRDFNLSPHNRHLLSSSVRSLPLDQEAPREGRGRRRPPRGGPGRAPTVPRPFQMTQREAERRERGGRARAAVEQENAELRRQLEELTECQRKFRAGPVPAHVHVPLYDQLLRGRRKEERRRRAREQEDQHPPPAHRPFSFLERERLKKEQRELRPPQPCGQEKVKPFRAKPVPRAVYAAASGEQMKEEQLYRSIKIQMRAQEMLHSAAMPPSMLARRLSDRKKPDVGGGSFSHRPHINAEVPDFDASYRRFQRHLERQKEVKPTTACEPFQLRTARIPSHRERVLADIEREQSSPRAGRRPPASPGPARRATSSRCSSLSGSLEVLPTKDTDASKKREEAVRKLLEQRKQADEEEERWRERQKQREKKLQREVLKRAQANDPHLALSQTQPTKLREFRKQELQRMKEYQQEFKEMQQRVKGRPLLLEQVTQSNAKQAAGKRYADALRGCDLTEDFVSSTAAKCDASTSSDHGHSGGEEPDTGYKPAHYGKVLRADSSASLKHRAGGGAASRHSDGDRRDDDGDDDRQSEESYSDDQENYSDDSDHEAGE
- the cct4 gene encoding T-complex protein 1 subunit delta, which produces MPELMAAPRASNMGRHKGGAYVDRDKPAQIRFSNISAAKAVADAIRTSLGPKGMDKMIQDEKGDVTITNDGATILKQMQVLHPSAKMLVELSKAQDIEAGDGTTSVVVIAGALLDACSKLLQRGIHPTTISESFQKAVEKGVEVLTGMSRPVELSDRETLLNSATTSLCSKVVSQYSSLLAPMSVDAVMRVIDPATATGVDLHDIKIIKKLGGTIDDCELVDGLVLTQRVANSSVSRVEKAKIGLIQFCLSPPKTDMDNQIVVSDYAQMDRVLREERTYILNMVKQVKKAGCNVLLIQKSILRDALSDLALHFLNKMKIMVVKEIEREDIEFICKTLGTKPIAHIDHFTPEMLGTAELAEEVNLDGSGKLVKITGCASPGKTVSIVVRGSNKLVIEEAERSIHDALCVIRCLVKKRALIAGGGAPEIELAVRLAEYSRTLAGMEAYCVRAYADALEVIPSTLAENAGLNPISTVTELRNRHAQGDKMAGINVRKGGISNILEELVVQPLLVSISALTLSTETVRSILKIDDIVNCR